The Scomber japonicus isolate fScoJap1 chromosome 12, fScoJap1.pri, whole genome shotgun sequence sequence ATAGCCTACTAGTTACCTTTAAAATAACTGACAGAAGATAAATGCATTGGAGCTTAGTTGTCCCACATTGGTcaatgtcccacattacccAAATCCACGTAAGGGTTGAGTGCGCACCCAGCAAATCAAGTAcacagaaaaagtgaaaaacagctTTATCTCCATAATTCAGTATGACATAGTTATCAGTCTTTTCAcgtgtttttaattttacaacGTATAATGTGTTGAATTCACTTTAAACGGACCTGGTCGGGATACTGTAGTACCTGAAGATGGCGGTAATGCGACTGAAGCAAACAGCactgaagaagaaggagaaatagaagaaaatgCGCGCGCATATTCAACGTTTTTTCTGCTCGAGCCGAATGGAATAAACTGCTGCCCGCGAGCTCACCAGTCAGTATGACAGAAAGTAAGCAAGACGCTATTTTCTCTTCATCTGATATCTAGtataatgaaacaaacaaaacaaccagCTATGAACATAAGCTATGAACGACCTGAGTCAGAGTAAGTTTTCAATAAGAGTAGCTGTGGTTGTGAAGACGTCGATAATGATAGACACCATTGTGTCTCCGATGAGTCTAGAATAGATTATTTGAGTCTCTAGTTTAGTTGAGTCTGGCTAGTTTAACCACTGAACTGCGATGTAGAAGTGATCGCGTATTTCTTTCGTAATGTAATTCAGAGCTGGATCACTGTGTGTCAGTTGGTTTGGAGTCAGTGCCTTCATTTCAAGCCTATTTTAGCCGATATTCGCCACTTAACTACATCAGCTTGAAACAATAAGCGTCTTTAGGCGTTCCTGTGTGTTGTGGAGGAGTCCTGACTCACATTTGCAGCAGTTTTATTGGCATCtgagttaaaataaaaccaacacagaCAATGAAATAAGCTACCATGTGTAATCTGCTGTGTTTACTGCATGGGATGGGTCAACATCAACAAGTCAACTCCAATCAACTCTGTTGCTGATGCTGTGATGTGTTGTTTTCCACTGTTTTGATGATCTGACTGTAAAGTGTGTTTTAACTATGCGGATGTTTTTAGGCCTGCAGCTGACAACCTTTGTGAAGTGGATGGCTTTCACTCATGGTCCATAAGAGTTGAATATTATAGGTAAGACTACATGAAGGTTTTCTATAAGCGGTCTCAAACTGTGATCCTGGTGAATTAAGATAAAAGCTATGCACCTTAACAAGTACACACCATATTTGCAACTAAACTATAGATGCCTTATCTCAGGTTGTCACTGTTGCCCTCTCTCACAGGTCACTTGAGTATAATCTAAAGTGGGGAAGCCACATGCGTACCAGACAGTCCTCCAGACTCCAAAACTCCTCCAAGAAGAATGCCCAGGAAAGTCCCAGCCCAAATAAAGGTGTTATCCAGGGCCGGGTGAGGAGTAGGAGACATCCGACATGGCTGAAGGAGGCAGACGATGGTGAAGTTAATACAGATGAGGGGGGCAGCCTAGACATCATCGACCTCATCAACAGCACTCACGATGAGGAGCATGTGACGGTGGAGGACGATGGAAAGTTTGTAGAGGTACCTGATAAGGGAGTTGATGAGTCCGATGAAGACTGTGGCTCTGATAACAGCAGCATAGTTTCAGGTCCATCATTCCTACAATTGAATAGTCCCAAGAAGCTGAAGCCTTTATATGGCCTGTGCCAGGCCTGTAGGAAGCTCAACCAGAAGGCAAAGAAGATGAAGGCGCCGATCAAAGATAAAGTCTTAGACAATGGTAAGTgcagttgtgttttgtttaactCTGATATACTCTTCACGTTTGAGTGTTTGACAGTATCAAATCATATTAAGTCTTTCTACAGAagcacaaatcattcatgagtACTTCATCAGTCGTTAATAATTATA is a genomic window containing:
- the si:ch211-227n13.3 gene encoding uncharacterized protein si:ch211-227n13.3, whose product is MKQTKQPAMNISYERPESEPAADNLCEVDGFHSWSIRVEYYRSLEYNLKWGSHMRTRQSSRLQNSSKKNAQESPSPNKGVIQGRVRSRRHPTWLKEADDGEVNTDEGGSLDIIDLINSTHDEEHVTVEDDGKFVEVPDKGVDESDEDCGSDNSSIVSGPSFLQLNSPKKLKPLYGLCQACRKLNQKAKKMKAPIKDKVLDNDPSSLTCDQWVLLKQWRPRRLPDSRRDLLMHVWLVEKRLLETKVKRSEQYLGDSSVCSRSHTFLQRNLRQCVKVPAKKQRKNKKKGKKRARDDSQSSRVAKQKRLHSNNAGRHTSINCADDNGHSRSPDSEGWRDEEREDTADAHVTELTPFSVTYTPPVHIPTKQKAARNATGFRGLLAQIRGNSSMIVRETR